GGTTTAAGTGCAAGGTGCCATTTCAGCCGAGCTTCCTTCCATCTATTATACCATTCTATTTCCGTGCCAGGACGTACAAAAAATTGCATTTCCATCTGCTCAAACTCACGCATGCGCATAATGAATTGTCGTGCAATGACTTCATTTCTGAAAGCTTTACCAATTTGCGCGATACCAAACGGAATCTTCATTCTCCCGGTCTTCTGTACGTTCAAGAAGTTTACAAAAATACCTTGCGCTGTTTCAGGACGTAAGTAAACTTCATCTGAACCTTCGGCCATTGCTCCCATCTGCGTACTGAACATGAGATTGAACTGACGTACTTCGGTCCAGTTTTTTGTGCCAGAAACAGGGCAAACAATGTTATATGTTTCAATAATGGTTTTCAGACGGGCTAAATCGTCATCGCTAAGCGCTTGATCTAGTTCTGCCTGTAAAGCTGATGCTTTTTCTGTTTTTCCATCTTTTTCATAACGGGCAATTTTATCTTCAATGAGTTGGTCTGCACGGTAACGCTTTTTAGAATCCTTATTGTCTATCATTGGGTCGTTGAAGCCATCTACATGCCCCGAAGCCTTCCATATTTTAGGATGCATAAAGATAGCTGAATCGATCCCAACGATGTTTTCATTCAACTGCACCATGGCCTTCCACCAATACATTTTAATGTTGTTTTTCAGTTCAGCACCCAGCTGCCCATAGTCGTAAACGGCACTTAATCCATCGTATATTTCGCTTGATGGAAAAACAAAACCATACTCCTTGGCATGTGATATAACATTTTTAAAAAGTTCGTCGTTCGTTTTCATTAAAAATTAAAGTATATATTATTTCAAAGGGTCAAAACACCTAAAAGGCAAACCTAATATAAAATTCTTACATTTCGAGAGCTTGACGTATTGAAAGTATCTTTTTTTAAGAATAGTGTTATTTTTTGTAAAAGATTGCGATTGTTTTGGTTTGCAAATAGTTTGTCGATAATTTTGTAGACATTATTCATTATCTATTTATAACATTGTCTTTATTATGCCCTCAGTGCAACCCTTATTGAAGGTCTAGCAGGAGGAGTCTAATTGCTGTTAAAAAGTAAATTACCTCAATGAAAAACATTTTCTACCTTAATATATATGTATATTTATTAATCGGGGCGTGCTCCTTTTCAACTGCTAACAGTGATCGTTATAACACGTCGTGGCAGATAAAACTGAAATCTACAGATGATCTTTATCGCTTTCTAACGTATCACGAGCAGAGGGTTCCATTGGTGAGTGCGCATAGGGGCGGACCCGAACCGGGTTATCCTGAGAATGCTATTGAGACCTTTGAGCGGAGCGCTAGCAAACAACCATTAATTATCGAGTGTGATATAGCCTTGAGTAAAGATTCCGTGCTGGTAATGATGCACGATGATAAATTGGACAGAACAACTACCGGCGAAGGCTTTGTGCATGACTATACGTTAAATGAGCTGAAGCAGCTTCACCTGAAGGATAATGAAGGGAAAGAGACAACATTTAGTATTCC
This Olivibacter sp. SDN3 DNA region includes the following protein-coding sequences:
- a CDS encoding glycine--tRNA ligase — translated: MKTNDELFKNVISHAKEYGFVFPSSEIYDGLSAVYDYGQLGAELKNNIKMYWWKAMVQLNENIVGIDSAIFMHPKIWKASGHVDGFNDPMIDNKDSKKRYRADQLIEDKIARYEKDGKTEKASALQAELDQALSDDDLARLKTIIETYNIVCPVSGTKNWTEVRQFNLMFSTQMGAMAEGSDEVYLRPETAQGIFVNFLNVQKTGRMKIPFGIAQIGKAFRNEVIARQFIMRMREFEQMEMQFFVRPGTEIEWYNRWKEARLKWHLALKPEGSKYRYHDHVKLAHYANAAVDIEYEFPFGFKEVEGIHSRTDFDLSQHQKFSGKKMQYFDPEINQNYVPYVIETSIGLDRMFLTTLCNSYEEEDLSTGEKKDSRSVLRLHPVLAPIKAAVFPLTKKDGLPEKAREVMNLLKVDYNIIYEEKDAIGKRYRRQDAIGTPICITIDHQSLTDNTVTVRHRDNMQQERIAINELENLLEKTVGWKNLLKELL